DNA sequence from the Bacteroidales bacterium genome:
TGTTTAACTGATAAAAAAAGTTCCTATAAAAACTTATTTCAATTCCAATATGGTTCGATTATAAGGATGATATTGAAAGTGCTGTTGATTTAGGAGATACATAATTTCAATTCCAATATGGTTCGATTATAAGCAGGGTACAAAAATACCGTAAGTTTCAATACATTTATATTTCAATTCCAATATGGTTCGATTATAAGAATTAATCCTGAACTTACTGAATTATTTAATTCTCCAATTTCAATTCCAATATGGTTCGATTATAAGGCTGATACTATTAATTTTAATTTCGGGGATGAATACAATATTTCAATTCCAATATGGTTCGATTATAAGGATAAATCCAAATCACGAGCACCCCACGAATTTTCCATTTCAATTCCAATATGGTTCGATTATAAGCATTAACCGGTACAGCCGTATGAACCGCACTGTCATATTTCAATTCCAATATGGTTCGATTATAAGAAACTGTGTACGGTTGTTTACTTGTGCTACTGTTTTATTTCAATTCCAATATGGTTCGATTATAAGCTATCTGACACATAAAATGAAAAGATATTGTAGTTAATAAATTTCAATTCCAATATGGTTCGATTATAAGTTTTATCTTGTAATCAAATTGATATTCAAATTTGTTATTTCAATTCCAATATGGTTCGATTATAAGTGTTCATGATTATGTTTGGATTTACAATACTAACGCATTTCAATTCCAATATGGTTCGATTATAAGCGTTTTTTTGTTTTTCGGCTTTCCAGAAGTATTGTATTTCAATTCCAATATGGTTCGATTATAAGCGATAATTGGATTACTTCCGTCTATTATTATCGCATTTCAATTCCAATATGGTTCGATTATAAGAACGCAGTTAAGCCATTGCTCGGTTTAACGTATTCAATTTCAATTCCAATATGGTTCGATTATAAGACACTCGCTCGGCACCATAAAGTTCGACAATATTTTATTTCAATTCCAATATGGTTCGATTATAAGAAACAAGGTATTTTGGGTGGATTCTCCGGTAAAGTATTTCAATTCCAATATGGTTCGATTATAAGCCACTTCCGAATTGTGAAACAGCCTTAAACTGTGTAATTTCAATTCCAATATGGTTCGATTATAAGTGGGCTTAGCTTTCCTTTTACTTTATTGTCTGACATTTCAATTCCAATATGGTTCGATTATAAGTATTTCGTAAGTCGTCTGACATTCCATATATGCGACATTTCAATTCCAATATGGTTCGATTATAAGAGCCCAGTAACGGTTTGACAGCATTCACTTTTAATATTTCAATTCCAATATGGTTCGATTATAAGCGGATGCAGATGTATCTGTTTATCCGAATATTCTATTTCAATTCCAATATGGTTCGATTATAAGAAAGCAGACAGAATATTAACTGCCGATTTTGAAGGCAATTTCAATTCCAATATGGTTCGATTATAAGATTGTCCCCGTCTAATACCGCAACAGAAACATCCAAATTTCAATTCCAATATGGTTCGATTATAAGGCGATTTGATACGGGCTTGACTGTTTTATTATTCTTACATTTCAATTCCAATATGGTTCGATTATAAGTTTAGCTGATTTTGTCATCTCACAAGGAATTCTGACATTTCAATTCCAATATGGTTCGATTATAAGACATTACCAGACTGCAACAAAATAGATGACTACAATTTCAATTCCAATATGGTTCGATTATAAGTGTATCCATTATCATATAAAGAATCCAATCTTTATATTTCAATTCCAATATGGTTCGATTATAAGTCACACCATTACGGTGGTTTAAGTAATTTTACGATATTTCAATTCCAATATGGTTCGATTATAAGAGACCGGTTTGTCCATTATCAATACATCAATACAATTATTTCAATTCCAATATGGTTCGATTATAAGTTTTTTAGATAACGAATTAATTAATATAAAATATATTTCAATTCCAATATGGTTCGATTATAAGTTTTTTCATAATATTTAATTTAGTTAGTGGCTATAAATTTCAATTCCAATATGGTTCGATTATAAGTTTGAGGAGCTTTTTAGTGCTGCTATAAATTTTGTTATTCATTTCAATTCCAATATGGTTCGATTATAAGGTTAATACTCTTTCATTATTGGTTTTCGCTTCATTATTTCAATTCCAATATGGTTCGATTATAAGACACATTGTCGTATTACAACGTGGATGGGTGTATGTTATTTCAATTCCAATATGGTTCGATTATAAGAAGGAATGGGTTATATTGTACCTGCCGGAACTATATTTCAATTCCAATATGGTTCGATTATAAGTAAACAGCTTAAAAACTGTAAATAAAGAAGGTAAAGAAATTTCAATTCCAATATGGTTCGATTATAAGCAGTCGGCAGATTGACGATTTTTGTTTCATCAGCGATTTCAATTCCAATATGGTTCGATTATAAGTGTTGATATAATTGTAATGAACAAACCGGTCTATCATTTCAATTCCAATATGGTTCGATTATAAGTTTCACTTCCAGACTTGCACAGTGTGGTACACGGTGATTTCAATTCCAATATGGTTCGATTATAAGTAAAGTCAATGCAGGTGAAGGTTTATGCTTAAACTATTTCAATTCCAATATGGTTCGATTATAAGATTTAATCATGTTTGTAAAATTGAAGATATATTTAAATTTCAATTCCAATATGGTTCGATTATAAGACATTGTACCTGCTGGAACTATTGGTTTACTTGATATTTCAATTCCAATATGGTTCGATTATAAGTATTGCCTTTATAGTCAATTCTATTAGTTGCTAAAAATTTCAATTCCAATATGGTTCGATTATAAGACGATAACCTTAGACACGAATGTCGATGCTGACTAATTTCAATTCCAATATGGTTCGATTATAAGCACGGCTTCAACTGACGCAACGGCTTATTTAGATATATTTCAATTCCAATATGGTTCGATTATAAGTAAATAGTCATCTGCCAACTCAACTTCATTTTCAATATTTCAATTCCAATATGGTTCGATTATAAGCCGAAAAATTTAGTATAAAAATAAGGCATTTTTCAAGCCTTTCATAACAATTTTTGTAGAATTTTATATTTAAAAAGTTGTCGAACCTCAATTGTATAAAAAACCCTTAGGAACGACAACCAATTATAAGTTGCTGTTTTTCAATATGTCAAAGAACTTTTTTAAATAAAATTTGTAATTTTTGAAATGAAAATAATCATTTTTAAGTATATCGACAACTTTATAAAAACCTGTCAAGTGTACTACGCTCTGTTCCAACTATTTCCTTATCAAGCCATTCTTCCTGACGGCTTTTAAAAAGAATAAGACTGTCTTTTTCCATTTCCATAATATTTTTTGCATTTGAAATTAATTCTTTTAATTTAACTTCTGTTATTTCTCCTTCAAAAACCGAATTTTGTATCCAGTTTAAATATCTTCGACAGAGTTTTAGCATTTTGCCTACTCTTTTTTCTCCCATATCATATACTAATATTACATACATTTTCTGACAGGATTTATATTTTACATTTTTCTGACAGGATTAACAGGATTTACATGATTAATATTATTGTTTATTTGGTTTATAAATTCTGTATTTCCTTTTAACCTCTAAAACTTCCGAAATTAATCAGTAATAAAAAAATCATGTTAATCTTGTGTTAATCATGTCTATATTTTTCTGCCACGATTTACATGATTTTTTACCACCAAATTTTAAAAGGTTTATATTCTTCAATCCCCAGTAAATGTTTGGTTAGTTTGTAACATTCTAATTTTATCAAGTGTTTATAGCTTACTTTACGTTTTAAAGTCCTATGTTGAATTGTTTCATTCAGACGATTTTCAAAAGCAGTTATAAATGTTTTTTTTCCTTTATCTTTCAAGATAACACGATTGAGTTTTATATCAAAATCTTTTTTTTGTAATTCCTTTTTATTCAACACTTTAAAAATTACTCTGTCAACCAATATAGGTTTGAATATTTCGGCTAAATCAAGTGAAAGAGAATAACGTCTCTCTCCCGGACTATGTAAAAAACTAATAGTCGGATTTAGTTGTGTTAAATGAATGGCACGTAAACATTGCGAATAACACATCATATTACCAAACGAAATCAAGGAATTTACTTCATTTAAAGGTGGTTGTTTTGTTCGTCCTCCCATTTCAAAATTATCTATAATCAGATTGAAAGCATCGTAATAAATTTTCCTTATATTACCTTCTATCCCCATAAGTTCCGGAATTTCTTTTACTTCATGAATTTTATTCCTTAATTGTTCAATAATATCAATTATTGACATCAAATCCTTTCCCCTGTTTTCATAATATTTCAGGTTTTTCAGTATATTAAAACTTGCACCATCAATAAATTCCCGTGCTATCTCAATTCGCTTTTCATTATCAAGATATGACTTTGTCTGGGCAATCTGCATTTTTCCTGACAGTAAAGAATCTCTTGGCATAAACGAGCCTGTGAAATTTTCGTAATAATCATAAAAATGAACTGATATTTGATTTTTGCCGAGAAAATTATATAATGCACTATTTGCATCTAATGAACCGAAAACATACAATTCTTCTATACCTTCGACTGGCAGATACTTAGGCTTTAAATCTTTTCCTTCTTCGTCAACAGGTGTAAATTTTAAAGTATTGTCTTTGCGTGATAATCGGCCTGGGTTGAATAAGTAGTAGTTTTTTTTCATTTTTCTGACAGGATAAATTTTTCTGACATGATTAACATGATTTACATGATTATTTATCACCAAATTTTAAAATGTTTATTCTTTAATCTAATTACAGATAGTTATAATACTATATTTGTTTTTTGTTGAATAAATAATAGTCTTTTTTTTCTGACATGATTAACATGATTAACATGATTGTTTATTTGATTTTAAAAATGTAACAGACGAAAAACCTGATGACGATTAACATGATTAACATGATTATTTATTTGGTTTGTAAATTCTGTATTTCCTTTTAACTTCTACTGAACTTCCGAAATTAATCAGCAAACCTATTTCAAAACCTGTTCCTGCTAAATAATTTACTAATTGTACTTCATGTTTGGCTATCATATTTTCAACTGCTTTTAATTCAATAATAATCTTTTTGTTAACTAATAAATCAGCATAGTAATCTCCTACCTGCTCATCGTCGTAATAAACGGGAATTGGATATTGCTGTTCAACATTAAAACCGGCTTTTTTCAATTCTATTCTTAGTGCATTTTCATAAACTTTTTCTAAAAACCCAGAGCCAAGAGTGTTATGAACTTTAAAAGCACAAGCAATAATTTTTTCTGTTAATTTATCATTTTCCATAGTTTGAAATTTATTATTTTTTTGACAGGATTTACATGACAAATTTTCTGACATGATTAACATGATTTACATGATTATTTATTTGGTTTGTAAATTCTGTATTTTCTTTTAATTTCTACTGAACTTCCTAAATTAATCAGCAAACCTATTTCAAAACCCGTTCCTGCTAAATAATTTACTAATTATACTTCATGTTTGGCTATTATATTTTCTGTTAATTTATCATTAATAAAAAAATCATGTTAATCATGTCTATATTTTAATCAATCCAACAAAAATCATAATAAGAACATTTTCTGCAAAAATTCCGATTTATCTTTAATGGACAATTCTCTGAATTAATTATTTTTTCAATATCACTTATAATTACTTCAATTTCTTCGCAATCTCTTTGGCTTAAAAGTATTTCTTCGGTTTTTCTTAGTTTTGGATATTCTAATAAGCCCGTAACACCATCTATTCCACTTTGCTGAAGCATATAAATATAATATTTTAATTGCCATTTATGAGCAGTATCAACTTTATCTGACTTTTTCACTTCGTGAATGACCTTGTTTTTTGTATCATAATAATCAATCTTTATTCCACCAATTTCTATTTCCTGGTATTTTTCTGAACGTTGCGGATAAGTTGTTTCCTGTATTAGTTTGCCTTCATATACAGTATCGGAAGTATGTTCCATCTGGATACCGTTTGAAAAAAGCCAGAGTTTTCGGTGGCAGATAAAATAGTAATTAAAGTGTGTGCCGGTTATCATAGATTAATGAATAATAAAATGAATTGTTTAATTATTTTATTGTTAAATATTCAAAAAGGTAACTCATCAGTATCGTTTTTAATGCTTTTTCTGATGTTTTCATTATCCATTTCCCATTCCTTAACCATATCTTTACACCAGCAATATTTTTCGGGAAACGGACATTCTTCGGTTCATAGTGGCAAAACTCAATATGTGATTGTCCTTCGCTGATGTATTGCACTTCTTCGTCCCAAAAATCTACCATAACTTTATATTTATATTTTGCAGGCAAATTATCAGGAAAATCAGGATAAAAATTATAAGCAAGCCATAGTTTTTCTATTTCATCTGTTAGTATCTCCAATTGTTTATCGTTTAATTTTTCTGATGATGGAAAGTTGAATTTTTCAATTCCGAAAAGTTTACTCATTTTCTGATACGGATTATTTTCCCATTCTAAAACATATTCAATCCCATCTAATTCCGGTCCGTGTTCATAATACGGTTTGGGGGGAATACGTTTTGCTGCTTCTTGTAGGTCGGTGATTAACTGGTTGATGTAGTTTTGTATATTTTTTGACATGATTAATAGAATTTACATGATTGCCTTTTGTTTTGCATGTTTTTTGACATGATTAACATGATTACATTTTGTTTTGCATATTTTTTGATATGATTTACATGATTGTTTTTTACTTCAATTTTTCAACAACAAATGTATTTAAAAATTCAAATACTTCATCAGGTTTAGGTAAATCATCAGGTTTAAGATGATTGCCAAGACTATTATACCATGCTTTACTTACTTTATCTTTGACAAACTTATCACGAAAAATATTTACATCATATTTTTGGTTTTTTACTGCCATTTTCTCATTAAATAAATTTCTAAAACTTTTCCAATCAGGAATATCCACATTATTACAAATGTACCAAACATCATAGAAATCTCTTGGTGCGGGATAGGAACGTTGGAAAAAGGATCTGAGCTTCTCTGCTAATATTTCTTCAATAGAATAAACAGGTATTATATTTTTAACGAGTTCCCTGTCAGAGTATTCATGATAAATAGATTTTTCAACATAAGGAGTAATAATTTTTTCAGTAAAAGTAATATCAATTTCAATCTTTGTCAACCATCTTTCCCATGGCAAAGGTGGTTGGTTGGGTTTGTGGTCAGCACCCCAAAATTTAATTACAACTTTATAACCTTGCGGAATATCATTAAAGACCTGTTTTTTGAAAGAATTAATATGAAACTGAATACCACACTTTTCAGTTGTTATTGAAATGATTTTATTAAAAAATTTTCTGTCAATATCAATTTCAGGGTTTATTAATGTAAAATCCAAATCCTCTGAAAAACGATATTTTTTAAAATGACATTTCTTTAAACATGTACCTCCTTTAAAAACAAAATGTTTCCTGTTAAATTCATCCCCATAAAAAGCATTTAAAAAATGCCCCAACACCCAATCTTTATCTATAGTAGATTTTGGCATGGCAGACCTTTCTGCAATTTCGATTACCTCTTTTTGAAGGATCATTAGTAATTTCTCATGTTTAAAATATCTTCTTTGCTCATGTTTAACCTTAATCCCCACCTTGTAATTATTTTACCTTCATTACTACCCCATGGATCAAAATTGTTTATTGTTTTGGTAACCTTACTTTTAGCATACCGGATAAAACCCTGTGAATTTTTCTTTTCAAATAACTCAGTAAGAAATCCAAGTTTTTTAGTTACACCTGTATTTTTTACAGATTCGCAATAGTTTTTAAGTTTTATTACATTCAAATTGGTTTCGTAAAAAGCTCTTACAAGTTTAGGAAATTCTCCTGCATATTGAGGCAAATCAAAACAATCTACAATAGTTTTTTCAATATCAGTTATCCTATATGAATGATTGCCATACCCATTAAGCTGAATACCTGTAAGTTTTTGCGATTTTACTTTAATGAATTTATAGTATACACCAAAAACTGTTTTATTTTGTTTTTTTTTCGTACTTTGAACAAATACAGTGTTTGGTATCTGGTTGGTAAGCCCGTGCAAATTCAAAGCCGACCAGTAAGCTATTGTGGCATCTAATGTAAGGAAGCTGCCGATTACGAATTCGTCTTTGAAATTGTGACGGACATAAACACCACGTTCAACCCTATCAATAATACCTTTGTGAAAAAGATTTTCCAGCAATTCATTATGATCATCAATTTGCTTATAGATTTCCCTTATTGTTTCAAGAGTAAAAATATCCAAGCCTTCATCATCAAGATATTTAATAAAATCTAAATGTTTTTGCGGTAAATATTTATATAAATAAGTGCTTCTTGCCATTATATATCGTAGTATTATAAACCTAATAATTTAGGGTTTTAATTACCTGTAAATATAATAATAAATTCATTAAATCATACATTTATTAACTTTTTTTCTAATTGTATGTTATTGTGTTGATTTTTACGGTTTTAGAAAAACATAATCATTACTTTTTGTGGTAGCTTACCATAGTAAAAATGTAATTATAGTACTACGAAAGGTAAAGAAAAAAATAATAATTTCATGAATGCCAAGAAAATATTATTCGGGATAATTCCAATATGGTTCGATTAAAAGACTTTATAGATATTTAAGACATGAAGGTATTAAAATATTTCAACTCCAATTATGGTTCGATTCAAATAATACAAGTCATTTTTAACCATTACATATCGCAGTATTAATTTGTTGAAAAAAGTATTTTTATTACAATTATATGTAATTGCATTTTGTTATAACTATAAGTTTTGAGATTCATCAAATTCATATCCTTCGTCTTCATCAATTAATAATCCAAATTCCGAATCATATTTTTTTGATATTACAAAAACTTTTTGTTCTTTAATTTTATGTGTTTTCAAACTTTCAAACACCTCTCTTACTTCTTCAATGGCTTGATTATAATTTAGTGCATAAAACCTTTTTTCGCTTATCTGAACTTTTAAGCTTTCTGCTTTTACAAATTTATTTTCATTCAAATACTTTTGATATTGCGATAAAAACTTAATAGGAAGCACTTTAATACCATCAAATTGCATGTAAAAATCTTCCTCTTGTTTTTTGTTATAAATAAATGGTTTTAAATCCCTTTCAATAAACCCATTTAATAAGGTATATATTTTATCAAATTCCTCTTTATC
Encoded proteins:
- the cas2 gene encoding CRISPR-associated endonuclease Cas2; protein product: MYVILVYDMGEKRVGKMLKLCRRYLNWIQNSVFEGEITEVKLKELISNAKNIMEMEKDSLILFKSRQEEWLDKEIVGTERSTLDRFL
- the cas1b gene encoding type I-B CRISPR-associated endonuclease Cas1 → MKKNYYLFNPGRLSRKDNTLKFTPVDEEGKDLKPKYLPVEGIEELYVFGSLDANSALYNFLGKNQISVHFYDYYENFTGSFMPRDSLLSGKMQIAQTKSYLDNEKRIEIAREFIDGASFNILKNLKYYENRGKDLMSIIDIIEQLRNKIHEVKEIPELMGIEGNIRKIYYDAFNLIIDNFEMGGRTKQPPLNEVNSLISFGNMMCYSQCLRAIHLTQLNPTISFLHSPGERRYSLSLDLAEIFKPILVDRVIFKVLNKKELQKKDFDIKLNRVILKDKGKKTFITAFENRLNETIQHRTLKRKVSYKHLIKLECYKLTKHLLGIEEYKPFKIWW
- a CDS encoding GxxExxY protein, producing MENDKLTEKIIACAFKVHNTLGSGFLEKVYENALRIELKKAGFNVEQQYPIPVYYDDEQVGDYYADLLVNKKIIIELKAVENMIAKHEVQLVNYLAGTGFEIGLLINFGSSVEVKRKYRIYKPNK
- the cas4 gene encoding CRISPR-associated protein Cas4 codes for the protein MITGTHFNYYFICHRKLWLFSNGIQMEHTSDTVYEGKLIQETTYPQRSEKYQEIEIGGIKIDYYDTKNKVIHEVKKSDKVDTAHKWQLKYYIYMLQQSGIDGVTGLLEYPKLRKTEEILLSQRDCEEIEVIISDIEKIINSENCPLKINRNFCRKCSYYDFCWID
- a CDS encoding nucleotidyl transferase AbiEii/AbiGii toxin family protein; its protein translation is MILQKEVIEIAERSAMPKSTIDKDWVLGHFLNAFYGDEFNRKHFVFKGGTCLKKCHFKKYRFSEDLDFTLINPEIDIDRKFFNKIISITTEKCGIQFHINSFKKQVFNDIPQGYKVVIKFWGADHKPNQPPLPWERWLTKIEIDITFTEKIITPYVEKSIYHEYSDRELVKNIIPVYSIEEILAEKLRSFFQRSYPAPRDFYDVWYICNNVDIPDWKSFRNLFNEKMAVKNQKYDVNIFRDKFVKDKVSKAWYNSLGNHLKPDDLPKPDEVFEFLNTFVVEKLK